A single window of Nicotiana sylvestris chromosome 3, ASM39365v2, whole genome shotgun sequence DNA harbors:
- the LOC138888574 gene encoding uncharacterized protein, with protein sequence MIISGSDDDSNNGMKFTTTHKLKRSITRKWYDRLEESIIFDESDDDGLTFPHNNALLITLHILDTDVKRIMVDDGSGVCIIYPRILTQMTFENKIVSRCIMLTGFNNAVEWKLGEITLSALDGSMTLVTAFHIMDQDTAYNAIVGRPWIHPIRAIPSSLYQVIKFPTPRGIFNMHRE encoded by the coding sequence ATGATCATCAGTGGCAGCGACGATGACTCTAACAACGGCATGAAGTTCACTACCACTCACAAGCTCAAGCGGTCTATCACCCGCAAATGGTACGACAgactcgaagaaagtatcatcttcgatgaGTCAGATGATGATGGTTTGACTTTCCCTCATAATAATGCCCTCCTCATTACTTTACACATTTTAGATACTGATGTTAAACGTATCATGGTGGACGATGGAAGTGGAGTGTGCATCATTTATCCCCGAATCCTTACCCAAATGACATTTGAGAACAAGATAGTGTCGCGCTGCATCATGCTAACTGGCTTTAATAATGCAGTTGAGTGGAAATTAGGGGAAATTACACTCTCTGCCTTGGATGGCAGCATGACTCTGGTGACAGCATTCCACATCATGGACCAGGACACCGCGTACAATGCCATAgtgggacgaccttggatacatcCCATAAGAGCTATCCCCTCTAGCCTATACCAAGTAATTAAATTCCCAACACCACGGGGAATATTCAACATGCACAGAGAATAG